From a single Anaerolineales bacterium genomic region:
- a CDS encoding DUF5317 domain-containing protein, which yields MAAVAGGLLAGIGWARWRGTSYQPPALRHTWLVFIAFLPQFAIVYLPEVRGQISDGWAGALLTASQLLLLGFAWLNRKLPGMMILLVGAALNFTVMAANGGFMPISPQTASRLVPPEILQEIPPGSRFGSKDILLHPEATRFEWLADRFLPPSWSPYQVAFSLGDVFIAAGVFILLAVQKQH from the coding sequence TTGGCTGCTGTTGCCGGCGGTTTACTGGCTGGCATTGGCTGGGCGCGCTGGCGGGGAACCTCCTACCAGCCGCCTGCCTTACGGCACACTTGGCTGGTTTTTATCGCCTTTTTACCTCAATTTGCCATTGTTTATCTTCCGGAAGTCCGCGGACAAATCTCGGACGGATGGGCGGGGGCGCTCCTGACCGCCTCCCAACTCCTGTTGCTGGGGTTCGCGTGGCTCAATCGGAAACTGCCCGGGATGATGATTCTGCTCGTTGGAGCGGCACTCAACTTCACAGTTATGGCGGCGAACGGCGGATTCATGCCCATCAGCCCGCAGACAGCCAGCCGCCTCGTCCCGCCGGAGATTTTGCAGGAGATTCCGCCCGGCAGCCGTTTTGGGTCAAAAGATATTCTCCTGCATCCGGAAGCGACCCGTTTCGAGTGGCTGGCGGATCGTTTTCTTCCTCCAAGTTGGTCCCCCTATCAAGTGGCATTTAGCCTGGGTGATGTTTTTATCGCTGCTGGTGTCTTTATTTTGCTTGCCGTTCAAAAACAACATTAA
- a CDS encoding HD domain-containing phosphohydrolase — protein sequence MLTGFNTSDPALETFFAHEKRLESMIQAFGIVLLVLDRQGKILDYKTGGGTQFSPPLSRFIPLKFQDFAPTDVLQKYRGAVRELHEGGKFAMFEYRLRLPAGDAWCESFLMPFADGQKNIMFVWNVTHYKRTLLPGLALGSDRTIQGWLSALHLRDQETGDHAHRVTEMSLQLARRLGISEAELIHIRRGAMLHDIGKVAIPDSILFKPAPLTDEEWDVMRRHPVIATEILSPISYFAPAMGIPRSHHEKWDGSGYPDGLAGEAIPLAARIFAFADVYDALTSDRPYRGAWSQSDALSYIYQQAGAHFDPSIAPVFIDMFSE from the coding sequence ATGCTGACTGGTTTCAACACATCGGACCCGGCATTGGAAACCTTCTTCGCTCATGAAAAAAGGCTTGAATCCATGATACAAGCCTTTGGCATCGTCCTGCTGGTATTGGATCGGCAGGGCAAGATCTTGGATTACAAGACCGGCGGCGGTACGCAATTCAGCCCGCCTCTTTCGCGGTTCATTCCGCTGAAGTTTCAGGATTTTGCCCCCACGGATGTATTGCAGAAATACAGGGGGGCGGTGCGCGAGTTGCACGAGGGGGGCAAATTTGCCATGTTTGAGTACAGGCTCCGCCTGCCGGCAGGAGATGCGTGGTGTGAATCCTTCCTGATGCCCTTCGCGGACGGACAAAAGAACATCATGTTCGTTTGGAATGTGACCCATTACAAACGGACGTTGCTTCCGGGGCTGGCATTGGGCAGTGACAGGACGATCCAGGGCTGGTTGAGCGCCCTCCATCTGCGCGATCAGGAGACGGGCGATCATGCGCACCGTGTCACGGAGATGTCCCTGCAGTTGGCGCGCAGGCTGGGAATCTCCGAGGCGGAGTTGATCCACATCCGGCGCGGTGCGATGCTTCACGACATCGGGAAGGTCGCCATTCCGGACAGCATCCTGTTCAAGCCCGCCCCATTGACGGACGAGGAATGGGATGTGATGCGCCGCCACCCGGTCATTGCCACGGAAATCCTGTCGCCCATCTCTTATTTTGCGCCGGCAATGGGCATTCCGCGTTCGCATCATGAGAAATGGGACGGCAGCGGCTATCCGGACGGGTTGGCGGGCGAGGCAATCCCCCTTGCGGCGCGTATCTTTGCCTTTGCCGATGTGTACGATGCGCTGACGTCCGACCGCCCGTATCGCGGCGCATGGTCGCAGTCGGATGCGCTTTCCTATATTTATCAGCAGGCGGGCGCGCATTTTGACCCGTCCATTGCGCCCGTATTTATCGATATGTTTTCGGAATAG